A DNA window from Labilithrix sp. contains the following coding sequences:
- a CDS encoding acyl-CoA thioesterase: MSSIFPPIDPVKATSAMEVRVRFAETDLMGIVHHSSYLLYFEAGRVEWLRSRGVTYADWAAKGVHLPVVDVNVSYKSPARFDDLVTVETALTELRSASLKFGYRVKRGDQLLVVGETRLACIDDASNLLRIPEPMRDVLLAAPA, from the coding sequence GTGAGCTCCATTTTCCCGCCGATCGATCCGGTCAAAGCGACGAGCGCGATGGAGGTCCGCGTCCGCTTCGCGGAGACGGACCTCATGGGCATCGTGCATCACTCGTCGTACCTCCTCTACTTCGAGGCGGGCCGCGTCGAGTGGCTGCGCAGCCGCGGCGTCACCTACGCGGACTGGGCGGCGAAGGGCGTGCACCTCCCGGTCGTCGACGTGAACGTGAGCTACAAGTCGCCGGCGCGCTTCGACGACCTCGTCACGGTCGAGACCGCGCTCACCGAGCTCCGCTCCGCGAGCCTGAAGTTCGGGTACCGCGTGAAGCGCGGCGACCAGCTGCTCGTCGTCGGCGAGACGCGCCTCGCGTGCATCGACGACGCGTCGAACCTGCTCCGCATCCCCGAGCCGATGCGCGACGTGCTGCTCGCCGCGCCGGCCTAA